A region from the Candidatus Polarisedimenticolia bacterium genome encodes:
- a CDS encoding class I SAM-dependent methyltransferase, whose product MSRSNQPSGEPGAGGKPVVEVRQWEESAVARNLSDDWESRRGRRRWSNERYRMSQLLRANLVSGEDLVDVGCGPGFYVPVYLEKAGAAHTYLVDRSEEMLAHCRLTYPSLQADHLALGSIHEIPHPSGRFRAVVNCDVLMHIAGYRRALEELFRICDPDGGRVFLRVNLTDGSTYGDLPDPARPDPEKIYWVAYGRQEFRTALESLGPAEITLIDRICRKPLKRGGDPFVADAAIVVLTRGKARAPLKLETRLGHLLRKVLSPGALQPPPTGSRR is encoded by the coding sequence ATGAGCCGTTCGAATCAGCCTTCGGGCGAACCCGGCGCAGGCGGAAAGCCGGTAGTGGAAGTGCGCCAGTGGGAGGAATCCGCGGTTGCCCGCAACCTTTCCGATGACTGGGAATCCCGGCGCGGGCGGCGGCGCTGGTCGAACGAGCGCTACCGGATGTCCCAGCTGCTGCGCGCCAACCTGGTCTCCGGCGAGGATCTCGTCGACGTCGGCTGCGGGCCCGGCTTCTACGTGCCGGTTTATCTCGAGAAGGCGGGAGCCGCCCACACCTACCTGGTGGATCGCTCCGAGGAGATGCTGGCGCACTGCCGGCTGACCTATCCTTCCCTTCAGGCCGACCACCTCGCCCTCGGCTCGATCCACGAGATTCCTCACCCGTCGGGACGCTTTCGAGCCGTGGTCAATTGCGACGTGCTCATGCACATCGCCGGTTACCGGCGGGCCCTGGAGGAGCTTTTCCGCATCTGCGACCCGGACGGCGGACGCGTCTTCCTGCGGGTGAATCTCACCGACGGATCCACCTATGGAGATTTACCCGATCCGGCACGGCCCGATCCGGAGAAGATCTACTGGGTGGCCTACGGCAGGCAGGAGTTCCGCACCGCCCTGGAATCACTGGGTCCCGCCGAAATCACCCTCATCGATCGAATCTGCCGCAAGCCGCTCAAGCGCGGCGGCGATCCCTTCGTGGCCGACGCCGCGATCGTGGTCCTGACCCGTGGAAAGGCGAGGGCGCCGCTGAAGCTCGAGACGCGGCTCGGCCATCTGCTGCGCAAGGTGCTGTCGCCGGGCGCGCTGCAGCCGCCTCCCACCGGAAGCCGGCGATGA